A portion of the Methanofastidiosum sp. genome contains these proteins:
- a CDS encoding methyltransferase: MEDPDMFEEQYTTPGNIASEIVLFAYHRGDIEGKTVVDLGAGTGRLGIASLLLGAKKVYFVEKDKRAIAILNDNLKTLTLKSDEILGEYEIKDGDVLDVLLRGDTIIQNPPFGTKKRKMDTNFLKKAFEIGDVVYSLHKKGNYDFIRNVALENGFELVEMQKYNFPIKAMFEVHKKRKVLIEVELYRFMRCYDGSKRRD; this comes from the coding sequence ATGGAAGACCCTGATATGTTTGAGGAGCAGTACACTACTCCAGGGAATATAGCAAGTGAAATTGTTCTATTTGCCTATCACAGAGGAGACATAGAAGGTAAGACTGTAGTCGATCTTGGTGCCGGTACAGGCCGACTTGGTATAGCTTCCCTCTTATTAGGTGCTAAAAAAGTATATTTTGTAGAGAAAGATAAAAGAGCTATAGCTATTTTGAATGATAATTTAAAAACATTAACTTTAAAAAGTGATGAAATCTTAGGAGAATACGAGATTAAGGATGGTGACGTTTTAGACGTCCTCCTGCGAGGGGACACTATTATTCAAAATCCGCCTTTTGGTACAAAAAAGAGGAAGATGGATACCAATTTTTTGAAAAAGGCTTTTGAAATAGGAGATGTTGTGTATTCCTTGCACAAGAAAGGGAACTATGATTTCATAAGGAATGTTGCATTGGAAAATGGATTTGAGCTTGTTGAGATGCAGAAGTATAATTTTCCTATAAAAGCAATGTTTGAGGTTCATAAGAAACGGAAGGTACTGATTGAAGTTGAACTTTATAGATTCATGAGGTGTTATGATGGAAGCAAACGGAGAGACTAA